From the Abyssisolibacter fermentans genome, the window ATGCTTTTTAATTAGCGTTTTTATAACAGTTTTTATATCCTCATAATTCACAACTTCTTTTAATTCTATTGTTATTGATTGATTATAATAATTAGCATTTTCAAATTTATTATCAAAAAACCATTTCATAATTGGTGTTTTTTTGATAACACCATCAATCAAACCTTGTTTAGCTTTTGGTTTACTATCTTCTAAGCTTATACTTAAAGCTATTTCTTTTATCAGTTCATTAGATAGTATGTCTTTTGGTTTTATATGATAACCTCTGTCTCTTAATCTTGATGAAATTTGTATAGCTTTTATCGAATCACCGCCAAGATAAAAATAGTTATCCTCCATGCTTATAGCATCAATTCTTAACACTTCCTTCATAACTTCTACAAGTGCCTTTTCTGTCTCATTACTACAGTTTACAAAATCAACTTTATCTTTATTAATTTGCGGCAATGCATCTTTATCCAGTTTACCATTTACTGTAAGCGGAATATGGTCAATATTATTAATAAACGAAGGAATCATATAATTTGGAACATATTTTGCCACCCATTGCTTTAATTCTTTTTCGTCAAAATCACTACATACTACATAGGCATAAATACTGTTATTTTTTACTATAGCTACAGCTTGCTTGACCTTTTCATTTTCCATCAAACATTGTTCAATTTCCTCAAGTTCTATCCGAAATCCTCTTAGTTTTACTTGATTATCTGTTCTTCCTGAGTAAATAATATTATTGTCTTCTAGACGCTTAGCTAAGTCACCAGTTTTGTACATCAAACTATTGTCACTGAAAGGGTTAGATATAAACCTTTCTTCTGTTATCTCTGCTTTATTTAAGTACCCTATTGATAAACAATCTCCTGATATATAAAGCTCTCCTATTACTCCACTCGGAACTAAATTCAAATCTCTGCTTAAAATATATATTTTTACGTTTTCTATAGGTCTGCCTATAGGAACTGATACTTCTTTATCATGATTTATATCGTATTTATAAATCATACATCCAACTGTTGCTTCTGTAGGTCCATATTCATTGTAAATATCAATTCTGCCATCAAATTTGTTATAGATATCATTGGCAAGATTAGTCTTTAAAGCTTCTCCTCCAACTATCATTCTTTTTATTGAAGTATTTGTAACAAAAATATCTTTTATTATTGATAAATGTGAAGGTGTCAATTTTATAACTGTAACGATATTATCTTTTAATATTTTCTCAAGAACAAATTCGCTGCCGTCATCATCATATACAGCAATTGCGTTACCTGATATTAACGGTGTAAATATTGATGTAATAGTCAAATCAAATGCTATAGAAGAATAAAATGCAAACACTTCATCTTTACCCCTCTGCGTATAATTTTTAACTGAAGCACATATATAATTAACTAAGCTTCTGTGATTAATCATTACACCTTTAGGTCTTCCTGTAGTTCCTGACGTATATATTATATAAGCCAAATCATCTGGCTTTGCTGTTGACTCAAAATTTTCTACTTGATTTTGTCTCTCAAGGATATCATTAATATTTAATGTCTTTATATCAAAATTAAGTTCTTCGCCCATGTTTGACAGCATTATAGAAGCATTTGAATCATTGAGCATGTAATTAATTCTCTCTCTCGGATATTCAATATCTATTGGTAGATAAACACCACCTGTTTTGAGTATACCTAAAATTGCAGCTATTATTTCAGGTGAGTGTTTTCCCATTACTGCTATTATATCACCTTTTTCAATGCCAATTTCTTTTAAATAATTAGCTATTTTATTAGATTTACCATTCAATCCTTTATATGTTAAAAAATCTTTATTATGAATAACAGCTTTGCTTTGAGCTGTCTTATTTACTTGTTCTTCAAATAGTCTAATGATTGATTTATCTTTTGGATATACAGAGCTAGTTTGATTTTTCAAAATACTCGCGATTTCTTCTTTTTTTAATAACTGAATATCTTTGATTAAAATATTATTAGTCAATTGACTTAATATATTAGTAAGCATATTCTGAATTCTGATTATTCTTTCATTCGTGTAATCACATTTTTTATAATCAAAGCATAATATAATTTTGCTATCTGTAGATTCCTTTATTAACAACTGTAAAGAATATGTTTGATATCCACTATAGAACTCTTTCATTTCTGTCTTGAAATCGTCTATATAATCATTATCTGTTGTATTATAATAATTTAAGCTTAAATTAAATAATCCATCAAAACCACGTTTGACTATATTATTATCACTCATCATCAAATCATAAGGATATTTTTGATTTCTAAAATGTTTTCTTATTTCTTTTCTAATTTTTTGTAAATATTCATTAAATGTAATATTAGCTTCAACCCTAAACCTAAAAGGCATAGTACTAACAAACATACCTATTGTTTTTTTATCCTTTGCTCCTGATCTATTTAGTATAGGCATACCTATCGTTATATTTTCTTTATTTGTAGTTTTATAAAAATATATACCAATTAATGCTGTAAATAATTCAAACATAGACCACTTATCATCAATAAATTCTTTTAATTTTAATTCTTCAACATTATTTAGTTTGAAAATCTGTCTATTTCCTTTAATATCAGAAGATCTTATTTGCATAAAATCTTCTGATATATTTTGTACATTTTGAAGCCAGAATTCCTTATTTTTCTTAAATTTATCACTATCTTTATAACTTTTCTCTTTATCTATATAATCTAAATACGAATAGAAATCTTCTTTTATTTCTCTGTTATTTTTAAGACAGTCATATATTCTGCATATTTGTTTTCTTATAATCGAATATATTGTCCATCCGTCAGATATTATATGATGTAGTTTAGCTAATACACCCATTTTATCATCACTAATTTTATATATAGCAAAATAGTAAAGCGGTTCTTCTGTAAATTTAAAGGTCTTGTTAAAAATATTTTCTACCCATTCAATATAATTTTTTTCAGGATCTATATCCTTGCTAAAATCAAAAAATTCTATATTTTCTTCTTGATACGAGACAAAATATTGCATGGGTTGTCCATTTATTTCGCAAAACCTTAATCTTAAAGCATCATTATTATGAATAATAATGTTAATAGTTTTCTTTAATAAATTCAAATCGATTTTCCCATGTATTTTCAAACATCCACCAATATTGTTTAACGGATATCTATCATACAGTTTTTGAGTATACCATATCCTCTTTTGAGGATGTGTTAATTCATACAAATCCATTTAATCACCTCTAGTTAGCATTTTTCATCAAATAATTTTTACTTAGTAATGAGTTTACTACCGACACAGTATCTTTAGCATTTTCATTGATAAAAAAATGATCTCCTTTTATTTTAAAAGCCTTAAATGAGTTATTTGTATACTCTTTCCAAAGCATGATTTCACTATTATTTATTTTTTCATCACTACCATAAAGAGCTGCGAGTTTACAATTAAGTTTACTTTTTCTAGTGTACTTATACTCCTCAACAACTTTAAAATCATTTCTTAATATAGGTAAAAACAACTCCGTCAATTCTTTATTTTGAAAAAATTCTTTAGGTGTTCCGCCTTTGCTACTAATTTCTCTTTTGAACTGGTCATCTGATAAATGAGATATGTATTCCATATCAATAGATAATGGTGGTTTTCTGCCTGAAACTATTAAATATTCAGGATTAATCATATCTTTTGAAGCTATATAATGTGCCAATTCATGAGCTATTATACTTCCCATGCTGTGCCCGAATAAAGCATAATTACAAGTAGTCATATGCTTAATTCTATGAAACATATCTTCAACGATATCTCCTATATTGTCACAAAGTTCTTCATCAAATCTATAACCTCTACCCGCTAATTCTACTGGCACAAGTTCTATATTGTCATCTATATATTTCATCCACTTCTTATATACTACTGATGAACCTCCTGCATATGGAAAACAAAATAATTTAATTTTATTCATGGTTTTCATCCTTCTTTCTATTAAGTATACTTTCTATAATCTCTGCATTTCTATTATTTATCATTTCATTATGAGTTCCAAATCCTTTATAAACCCTATAGCTACCTTTAGACGCATCCTTCCAGCCATTTACTTTTACATCTATCTCACTAGCATCCTCAGCGGTTATTAAATGAATATCTGAATTTAATACACCTGTATCTAGCATATTAATACTATATTCGTAATAAGTTTTAGCTTTTACAACAATTTCATCTTTAAACAGTGTATATCTTGTATCTTTTTCTATGCTGACAGCTAAATCATCTGCATATTCTTGCACTCCTAGTTTTAACTTTTCAGGCTTTTCAAGCTGTCTATAGCCATCTAATATAATTAAATCTTTAACTACATCTCCACATTTTTCGAGCTTCTTGGCAACTTTAAATGCTAAACGACCTCCTACACAGTAACCCATTAATGTATATGGCCCCTGAGGCTTTATTTCTTTTATAGCTGCTATATACTTCTCTATTCTATCTTCTGATTCTATAAAATTAAAAGCGTATAAACTATAGTTATTCAGCACTTCAGAAAAATCATTAAATATCAATCCATATCCCGTTACAGGAGGAAAACAGAATATATTTTCTTCATTATTATCGTTAAATAATATATATGGAGCATTTGAATCTTCTTTAAATTTAGTTACTAAGTATTCAGAAAGCTCTTTTACTTTTATATTTTTTAATATCTGAGCAAGTGAAATTTCTATCTGAAACTCTTTATTTATTAACGATGCAAGCTCTACTAATTTCATAGAATTTCCACCTAAATCAAAGAAACTATCATTTATTGATATTTTCCTATCAGTCTTTAACACCTTCTTCCACAACTTAACTATCGTTTCCTCAACAACATTTCTCGGCTCTTCATAACTAGCTCCAATAGGTATACTTTCAAATTCTTGCGGTAAAATTTTTCTGTCAATTTTACCATTTAATGTAATTGGCATTTTATCAAGACTAACAAAATATGATGGTATCATGTATTCAGGTAATTTCTTATCTAAATAATTTCTAATTTCTTTTACTGTCAATTCTTTACTACATGTCATATAGGCACATAAGTATTTGTTTCCTTCTTCATCATCTCTTGATATAACTACAGCCTCGTTTATGCTTTCATAACCCAGTAGTTGGCATTCTATATCACTTAGTTCTACTCTATAACCTCTAATCTTTAATTGAAAATCACTCCTTCCGATAAACTCTATCGTCCCATCAGATAGCCATCTTCCTATATCTCCCGTTTTATACATCCTACTGCCTTTACTAAAAGGATTATCAATGAATTTACTATTTGTTAAATTTATGTTGTTAAAATACCCTCTGGCTATACCCTTACCTGAAATATATATTTCACCTGCAACCCCTACAGGCATTAGGTTTAAATCATCATCCAAAATATATACTTCATAATTTGCAAGTGGCTTACCAATCGGTATATTAGATTTTTCAGTCTCATCACATTCATAACAAGTAGTACAAACTGTAGCTTCTGTAGGACCGTACATGTTGTAAACTTTTGAATACTTGATTATATTTGAAAAATAATCTCTTTTTAATACATCACTACTACTTAAGAATGTATGCACACACTTTATAGGCGCTAGATTATTAAATTGGCTAAGTATTAAAGGTGAACAACTTAATATTGATACATTGTTTTTAATTACCAATTCCCTAAGTTTTTTAACATCCTTAACACATCTGTTCGGAGGAAGAACAATTTTACCACCTATAAAAAGCATTGAATACACTTCTTCAACAAATCCGTCAAATGTAAATGAAGCTTGCTGCAGAGTAGCATCATCTTTATTTAGCTCAAATTTCTCATTAAATACACGTACATAATTGATAACATTTCTATGCTCAGTAACTATACCTTTTGGATTGCCTGTAGTACCTGAGGTATAAATAATATAAGCAGGTGCAGAAGCTGATACATTAATGTTTAAGTTAGCTTTGTCTCCAGTATATTTATATTCATCTAAATTAATAATTCTTTGCTTCATATCAATTTTGCTGTTTGACTTCTTATCAGTCAGTAAAACACTAATTTCTGCATCATTTATCATGTACTTAATTCTATCCTGCGGATAATTAGTATCAATAGGAAGATAAGTCCCACCAGCTTTTAATACTGCAAGTACACTTATAATCATATTAGGTGATCTCTCTAACATTATCCCTACGATACTTCCTGTTTTTGCTCCAAAGTCTATTAAATATCTTGCTAATTGATTAGCTTTGTCATTTAGCTCTTTATAAGTCATACTATCGTTTTCATAAACTACAGCAGTGTTATTAGGATAAACACTTACTTGTCTTTCAAATATTTGATGCAGTGTTAAACTTTCATCAAATATAGCTTTTTTATTGAAGTTTAGTATTCTTACTTTTTCAGATGTATCTAATATGTCTATATCTTTTATCTTAATATGAGGTTCATCAGCTATAATATTAAGTATTTTTACAAAATGATCACTCATTTGTTTTATTGTTTCTTCTTTAAACAGCTGCGTTCTGTACTGCATATTAAAATAAATACCTTCATCTTCTATTGCATCTAAACTTATGTCAAATTTTGCTATCTTGTTTTTAAAGTCAATAACTTCTACCTCGAGACCTTCTAACTCAATATTGTTAATATCCATGTTTTGAAGCGTAAACATAGTGTCAAATAACATATTTCTATTCATTTCTCTGTCTATGTTGAGTTTTTCTACTAAATCTTCAAATTGATAATCTTGGTTTTTGAAACCATCTAGCGCATTTTGTTTAACTTGTACTAAAAATTCTTCAAATGTCTTGTTTCCATTTAGTTGATTTCTCAAAGTCAATGTATTTACAAACATACCTATGATATTTTGTACCTTCACATTTTGTCTACCTGAAATAGGAGAACCTACTATAATATCATTTTGGTGCGTATATTTTTGTAATAGTACGTTATATGCTGAAAGAAGCACCATATATAAAGTAGCATTATACTCACCTGCTAACTTCAACAGTTTTTCTTTAACTTCTTTTTCAACCCTAAATATAAAGCTATCTCCAGCATTATTTAAAATATCAGGTCTTTGATAATCTGTTTGTAAATCAAGCTTAGGTATATCATCTTTATATACACTAAGCCAATATTCTTCCTGCTCTCTTAAAGCTTCCGATTCTAATAATTTGTTTTGCCATACAGCAAAATCTTTGTATTGATTCTCTACAGTTTCAAGCTTTTCGCCATTATAAAGCTTAGTAAATTCAGATATCAAAATCCCTAGAGACACACCATCTGAAATAATATGGTGCATATCCATCATTAATAAATGTGATGACTCATCAATCTTTGCAATTTCTATTCTAAATAACGGTACTCTGCCTAAATCAAAAGGCTTTACAAAATTATTTATTAAAGTATCTTGTTTTAATTGATTATCTGTATATTTAATTTTAAATTCAATATCATCATTTATAACTTGAACAGGTTTACCGTCAGCTATCTTAAAGCTGGTTCTTAAACTCTCATGTCTTTTTACAATTTTATTAAATACTTTTTCTAATTTATCTATATCTAAGTTTCCATCTATTTTTAAAGCAAATGGCATATTATAAGCAATTGACTCTTCATGATATTTATTTAATATATACATTCTATACTGAGCAGATGAAAGCGGATAATAAGCTCTTTTTTCTGTTTTTTCTAATAGGTTATATACACCTTTTTCAGTATTATCAAGGTATCTAGCCATAGCTTTTAGTGAAGGTGCTTTGAATATTTCTTGAAGTGGAAGCTCAACACCAAAGCTTTCATATACCTTAGCTGATAGCGCTATAGCTCTTAATGAATGTCCGCCAAGCTTAAAGAAATCATCATGTATGCTAATCAAACTCTTAGTTTTTAAAACCTCCTGCCAAATCTGGGCAAGTCGTTTTTCAGTATCACTACTTGGAGCTGTATAATCACTATTCTCAACAATCACAGCAGTAGGTTCAGGAAGTTTTCTTTTATCAACTTTACCATTTTTGTTAATAGGTATTTTATCAAGCTCTACAAAACAAGAAGGAATCATGTACTCAGGTAGTTTTTGCTGTAAATAATCTCTCATCTGTGCAGTGCTTATTTCTTCTTTTTTGACTATATATGCACATAAATACTTGTCCATGTCCTGTTCTTGCTTAGCAATTACTACAGCTTGATCTATTTTGCTATTGCTCTCAAGCTTACTCTCTATCTCTCCTAATTCAATCCTAAAACCTCGTATTTTTACCTGATTATCAATCCTGCCTAAATATTCAATGTTACCATCAGGCATCCATCTTGATAAATCACCTGTTCTATACATTCTCTGTTCATTATTAAAAGGATTCATGACAAATTTCTTTTTCATTAACTTATCACTGTTAATATAACCCTGACTTAAGAAATCACAAGCCATACAAAGCTCACCAGGAACACCAATAGGCTGAATCGAGTCATATTTATCAAGTATATATATATCATTATTAGCTATTGGCTTACCTATGTTAGGTATGCTTGGTATGGTCTTTGTATAGTCAATTGTATAAGTAGTTATAACATGTGTTTCACTAGGGCCATAATGATTGTGTATATATATTTTTTTATCACGTAGTATTTTCTTAAGATTATCAGGTATTAACAGTTGTTCACCCGCTACTATAATATGATTTATACTCTCAGGAAGCTTTCCTGCATATTTATCATAATTTGAAAGCAGTCTAAAATATGCAGTTGGCAGTATCATTGTTTCTATCCTATTTATATTTAAAAATTCAAGGAATTGATCTATGTCATGTTTAACAGTATCATTGACTACATAAAGTGCTCCCCCATTTAAAAGCGTTGAACATATTTCTTGATAACAAGCATCAAAGCTTAATGCAGCAAAATGTGTCACTCTTTTCTTGCAGAACTCTAAATTTGTGTACTTGTTTTGATGATGTACCAAATTTACTATAGTTCTGTGATTTACTATTACTCCCTTTGGAAGTCCTGTTGTACCCGACGTATATATCAAATAAAAAATATCTAGTGCGTTACTAGGTACATTTAGATTACATGCTTCATAATCATCTGTTTTTATATCATTTATATTTATGACATCTATATTTTTAATATTAAATTTATCTTTATTCTCATTGTTTGTTAATAAAACCTTAACCTCTGCATCCTCAATCATGTAATCAAGTCTGCTTTGAGGTAGTTTAGAGTCAAGTATAAGTATTCCTCCACCTGCTTTTAACGTTCCCAAAACTCCTACTATCCCATCAATAGAACGATTTATTATCAGACCAACAATATTATTTGTTTTAACTCCTTTTCCTCTTAATGCTCTTGCCAATCTGTTTGCTCTTTCATTTAACTCACCGTAAGTCACTTCTACATCATCTTCTACTATAGCAATATCATTAGGTGTTTTTTCTACCTGTTTTTTAAATAACTCATGAATTGTTTCAGTACAGAATTCATCATGCTCTTTATTAAAAATTTTTATTGTGTCAATTTCATTATCAGTTGTAATAACTAAATCTTTTAATCTTTTGTTTGGATATTTAGTGATATCATCAAGCAAATTAAGAAAATGCTTTAGAAATCTCTCTATTGTTTCATGTTTAAATAGTTTGTTGCAGTATTGTAGAATACAGTGAAGCTGTCCGTTCGCTTCTACAGCATTAAACAATAAGTCAAACTTTGAAATAATATTTTTAAACTTGTATGGCGATATGTTAAGTCCATCTAATAGTAACTCTGACTGCTCCATGTTTTGTAAAACAAACATTGTATCAAACAGTGGATTTCTACTAGTATTTCTTTTTAAATCCAATTTATCAACAATTTCATCAAATTGAAAATCTTGATTTTGAAAAGCTTGTAATGCATTCTCTTTTACTTCTGACAAAAACTCACTAAATGTTTTTTTGCCACTAGGATAATTACGCATTGCAATAGTGTTAACAAACATGCCTAGTATATTTTCTAAATCAGGATGATTTCTACCAGCAGTTGGTGTTCCAACTATAATATCTTCTTGATTGGTGTATTTGTATAAAAGTATGTCATAAACTGCAAGCAGTACCATATACAAAGTAGCTTTATTGTCTTTAGCAATATCATTTAATGACTTTGTCAATCTACTGTTTATAACAAACTCTATATTATTACCTTCAAAGCTCTGCACAGGAGGTCTTTTGAAATCAGTTTCCAAATTTAATACAGGTATTTCATCACTAAACTTATCTATCCAATACTCTCCTTGTTTTTTATAGTTTTCGGTCTCTATCATATTATTCTGCCAAACAGCATAATCTCTGTACTGTAAATTAAGCTTTGGTAAATTATCTCCCATATATAGCTTTGAAAATTCCGTTAACATCAGTCTTCTTGAAACACCGTCCATAATAATATGATGCATATCTGTAAGCATTAAATACTTGTTTTCTTCTGTTTTTACTATACACACTCTCAAAAGCGGTGCAGTACTTAAATCAAAAGGTCTTATGAAGTCATCAATAATTGTATCAATGTTTTTATCTTCTAAATATAAATAACTTATATTAAAATCTACATTCTCATCTATTTTTTGAACAGGTTTTCCATCAATTATCTTAAAACTTGTTCTGAAGCTTTCATGATTTTCTATTATAGTATTAATAGCATTTTCAAATCTCTCTTTATCAAGTTTTCCTTCTACCTCAAATATTAAAGGCATATTATAATTAGTGCTTTTCACATCTAGTCTATTCAATATAAACATCCTATTTTGAGCAGAAGAAAGTGGGTAATATTCTTTTTCTGGGGTTTTTTCTATATTCAAATCATACTTTCTATTACTCTCATTAACAATCTTAGATAAATCCTCTATTGTAGGATTGTTAAAGACATCCTTTAGACTGATATTATAGCCAAATTCCTTGTATATTTTAGATATAAGCTTCATTGCATTTAATGAGTGTCCTCCTGCATCTAAAAAACCTAAATCTATAGATATTTGATCTATGCCTAATACTCTCTCAAATATATTTTGCAGTTTCTTTTGAACATCATTTTTAGGAGCAGTATATTCTTTATCATCAAACGTAAATATAGGTAAATTACTATAACCTATCTTTCCATTATTATTAAGAGGCAGTTTTTCTAAGAACATAAAAAACGCTGGAATCATATAGCTTGGTAAACTTTGCTTTAGATATTTTTTTATATCATCTATTTTTATTAAGGAGTCATCTTCTTTGACTATATAAGCACATATTGCATTTTCTTCGTTCTTAATATTCTTATAAACTACTACTGCATCTTTTATGTTTTTGTTTCTTAAAAGCACATTTTCTATACCATTTAACTCAACTCTAAAACCCCTTATCTTAATCTGCCTGTCAACTCTACCTACAAATTCAATATCTCCATTTTCATTTACTCTGCCTAAATCGCCTGTTTTGTATATAATATCTGTAGGATTATTGTTAAATGGATTGACTATAAATTTCTCATGATTTTTGACCTCATCATTGTAATATCCATAGCTTCTGTATGGAGTCCTAATATATATCTCTCCTACTTTACCTTTGCCTGAAATTTTCATATTTTTATCAAGTATTATAACCTTTGCACCTGATATTGGCTTTCCTATAGGTGTATTTTCTCTATTCCCATCTTCTTGTTTAATCCTATAAAATAACTTAGCTAATGTTGTTTCCGTAGGTCCATATAAATTTACTAACTGAATTCTATCTCCGAACTTCTTATACCACTTCTTCACTTCATTTGGAGTAACTTTTTCACCAGCTAATAAAACATATTTGAGCATTATAAAATCATTATTTAATTTATCGCTATTAAAAACTTTAAATAAACTTGGAGTACAATGTATCAAATTGACTTCACTGTCATTTATCCAATTCACTAAACTCTCTGTATCCAAAATAAGTTCTTTTGTTGATGGAATACATATTGTCGCCCCTGAGCATAAAGCTGTAAATATATCTCTCATAAATGGATCATGACACTGTGATGTGAATTGACTTATTCTAAAATCAGAATTAATGCCAAATTCTTTTATCTCCCACTTTATAAACTGAAGCAAACTAATATTTTTACCTAATATTCCTTTAGGTTTACCTGTTGTACCAGAAGTAAAATAAACATATATTTTATCATCAGGGCTATAGAAGACTTCAGGAGCATATGTATACTCACTGTTTTCTCTATAAAATTCCTCAT encodes:
- a CDS encoding non-ribosomal peptide synthetase is translated as MDLYELTHPQKRIWYTQKLYDRYPLNNIGGCLKIHGKIDLNLLKKTINIIIHNNDALRLRFCEINGQPMQYFVSYQEENIEFFDFSKDIDPEKNYIEWVENIFNKTFKFTEEPLYYFAIYKISDDKMGVLAKLHHIISDGWTIYSIIRKQICRIYDCLKNNREIKEDFYSYLDYIDKEKSYKDSDKFKKNKEFWLQNVQNISEDFMQIRSSDIKGNRQIFKLNNVEELKLKEFIDDKWSMFELFTALIGIYFYKTTNKENITIGMPILNRSGAKDKKTIGMFVSTMPFRFRVEANITFNEYLQKIRKEIRKHFRNQKYPYDLMMSDNNIVKRGFDGLFNLSLNYYNTTDNDYIDDFKTEMKEFYSGYQTYSLQLLIKESTDSKIILCFDYKKCDYTNERIIRIQNMLTNILSQLTNNILIKDIQLLKKEEIASILKNQTSSVYPKDKSIIRLFEEQVNKTAQSKAVIHNKDFLTYKGLNGKSNKIANYLKEIGIEKGDIIAVMGKHSPEIIAAILGILKTGGVYLPIDIEYPRERINYMLNDSNASIMLSNMGEELNFDIKTLNINDILERQNQVENFESTAKPDDLAYIIYTSGTTGRPKGVMINHRSLVNYICASVKNYTQRGKDEVFAFYSSIAFDLTITSIFTPLISGNAIAVYDDDGSEFVLEKILKDNIVTVIKLTPSHLSIIKDIFVTNTSIKRMIVGGEALKTNLANDIYNKFDGRIDIYNEYGPTEATVGCMIYKYDINHDKEVSVPIGRPIENVKIYILSRDLNLVPSGVIGELYISGDCLSIGYLNKAEITEERFISNPFSDNSLMYKTGDLAKRLEDNNIIYSGRTDNQVKLRGFRIELEEIEQCLMENEKVKQAVAIVKNNSIYAYVVCSDFDEKELKQWVAKYVPNYMIPSFINNIDHIPLTVNGKLDKDALPQINKDKVDFVNCSNETEKALVEVMKEVLRIDAISMEDNYFYLGGDSIKAIQISSRLRDRGYHIKPKDILSNELIKEIALSISLEDSKPKAKQGLIDGVIKKTPIMKWFFDNKFENANYYNQSITIELKEVVNYEDIKTVIKTLIKKHDSFRINYDRNKDELFYNNNVLDENNVYYYDLTNDSYDVQKEKIKYLSDRLKSNFDIENGLLLKTGFFNLGDRQIILFTAHHLSVDGVSFRIFLEDFFKSLKQLSSGLEIELSPKTHSYKKWANELMVYKNTDFKEQLPYWSMVHNCDFEYPVDFNKGQALINNSIAINKVINKDKTKELLDRMNAIYGMSLSEVLISSLALTLSDMTDENDIILELEGHGREDINPSIDTSRTIGWFTTIFPAYFTINLGSVSDKIKSLKEQIRNIPNNGFDYSIEKYLNNRFNDDVKKYIRLNYLGDFDSVINEYFALSDSGIDIGEDNELTSLMDINIMKINEQINISILFSRNNFEIETVQKILDCFVNKLDEIVKSCENKEGREFTPSDFDSVDISQDDLDILFM
- a CDS encoding thioesterase II family protein yields the protein MNKIKLFCFPYAGGSSVVYKKWMKYIDDNIELVPVELAGRGYRFDEELCDNIGDIVEDMFHRIKHMTTCNYALFGHSMGSIIAHELAHYIASKDMINPEYLIVSGRKPPLSIDMEYISHLSDDQFKREISSKGGTPKEFFQNKELTELFLPILRNDFKVVEEYKYTRKSKLNCKLAALYGSDEKINNSEIMLWKEYTNNSFKAFKIKGDHFFINENAKDTVSVVNSLLSKNYLMKNAN